The proteins below come from a single Micromonospora citrea genomic window:
- a CDS encoding cation transporter — translation MSTTPLTPQRRAALSRRSLWLAYATAGYNLLEGLVAVAAGAAASSTALVGFGLDSFVEVSSAAVLIWQFRSRVPEERERLALRLIGVSFFALAAWVTVDAVRSLLAAGGDADASPVGIGLAVASLIVMPLLVRAKRRTGRELGSATVLADSTQTMLCTYLSAVLLVGLVLNAVWGWSWADPVAALVIAGVAVKEGVAAWRGEHCDDCAPPPAAVDHVGVCADGCRADGRA, via the coding sequence GTGAGCACGACACCGCTGACCCCGCAGCGTCGGGCGGCGCTGTCGCGCCGCAGCCTGTGGCTGGCGTACGCCACCGCCGGCTACAACCTCCTGGAGGGCCTGGTCGCGGTCGCGGCCGGCGCGGCAGCCTCGTCGACGGCGCTGGTCGGATTCGGCCTGGACTCGTTCGTCGAGGTGTCCAGCGCCGCCGTGCTGATCTGGCAGTTCCGCTCGCGGGTGCCCGAGGAACGGGAGCGACTGGCACTGCGGCTGATCGGCGTGTCGTTCTTCGCCCTGGCTGCCTGGGTGACGGTCGACGCCGTCCGGTCCCTGCTGGCCGCCGGCGGAGACGCCGACGCCAGCCCGGTCGGCATCGGTCTCGCCGTCGCGTCGCTGATCGTGATGCCGCTGCTCGTACGGGCCAAGCGCCGCACCGGCCGGGAACTGGGCTCGGCAACGGTCCTGGCCGACTCGACGCAGACCATGCTGTGCACGTACCTCTCGGCGGTGCTGCTCGTGGGTCTGGTGCTCAACGCCGTCTGGGGCTGGTCGTGGGCCGACCCGGTCGCCGCGCTCGTCATCGCCGGTGTCGCGGTCAAGGAGGGCGTGGCGGCCTGGCGCGGTGAGCACTGCGACGACTGCGCGCCCCCGCCCGCCGCCGTCGACCACGTCGGGGTCTGCGCCGACGGCTGCCGCGCCGACGGCAGGGCGTGA
- a CDS encoding ArsR/SmtB family transcription factor, with protein MTIDCAPDLTPAVALFRSLGDPTRLAILRRLASGEGRVVDLTGQLGLAQSTVSKHLACLRDCGLVDYRIEGRQSFYALTRPELLDLLRSAEQVLAATGEAVALCPVYGTPAGSRPEAGS; from the coding sequence GTGACGATCGACTGTGCTCCCGACCTGACGCCCGCCGTCGCGCTGTTCCGATCGCTCGGCGACCCGACCCGGCTGGCGATCCTGCGCCGGCTCGCGTCCGGAGAGGGGCGGGTGGTGGACCTGACCGGCCAACTCGGGCTGGCGCAGTCGACGGTCTCGAAGCACCTGGCCTGCCTTCGCGACTGCGGCCTGGTGGACTACCGGATCGAGGGTCGCCAGTCGTTCTACGCGCTGACGCGCCCGGAGCTGTTGGACCTGCTCCGCTCGGCCGAACAGGTGCTCGCCGCCACGGGCGAGGCGGTCGCGCTGTGCCCGGTCTACGGCACGCCGGCCGGCTCCCGCCCGGAGGCCGGCTCGTGA
- a CDS encoding M28 family metallopeptidase: MTVPTDLPDLLGRVDPDRMTATVGTLAGDPMTGRRVGSPGGAAARAWLVDQLTALGAEVRTEAFPVRVVPQVYEAPAVTWGDGGGSTTLVFGRQVAIHPASADTNHPRRGALGVADTHDPAGRWLVVPAETSLFDAYRDTRGAAGLLVRRPVDAEGWQFTMLAGPDPGPLPVLTLSPDVHHAVLAAATGGDGWLAAATPLRRDDVTGVNVHGEFGSTAPGGTELLLTAHYDGVGDHPGLRLPGASDNATGVAVVLEAARVLATALSGGVRLAVALLDGEEVGALGSAHHAARLRTTGAAPLVINVDGAGSLDEAAAVEAGGPAHRLLALLDQAGRHTGVPLAAGPVASDNRRYGAAGLAAVGIGAGMGGYHSPADSPDKVDPATLAAIARLVVATVHLAATAPAAQPEPVGDQR; this comes from the coding sequence ATGACCGTCCCCACCGACCTTCCGGACCTGCTCGGCAGGGTCGACCCCGACCGGATGACCGCCACGGTCGGCACACTCGCCGGCGATCCCATGACCGGGCGGCGCGTCGGCTCACCCGGCGGGGCGGCAGCCCGCGCGTGGCTCGTCGACCAGCTCACCGCCCTCGGCGCCGAGGTGCGCACCGAGGCGTTCCCGGTCCGCGTCGTGCCGCAGGTGTACGAGGCGCCGGCGGTCACCTGGGGCGACGGCGGCGGCTCGACCACGCTGGTCTTCGGGCGCCAGGTGGCCATCCACCCGGCCTCCGCCGACACCAACCACCCGCGCCGCGGCGCCCTCGGCGTCGCGGACACCCACGACCCGGCCGGGCGGTGGCTCGTGGTGCCGGCCGAGACGAGCCTGTTCGACGCCTACCGCGACACCCGGGGCGCGGCCGGGCTGCTGGTGCGTCGCCCCGTCGACGCCGAGGGGTGGCAGTTCACCATGCTCGCCGGGCCCGACCCGGGACCGCTGCCGGTGCTGACGCTCAGTCCGGACGTCCATCACGCCGTGCTCGCCGCCGCGACCGGGGGCGACGGCTGGCTGGCCGCCGCCACGCCGCTGCGCCGCGACGACGTCACCGGCGTCAACGTCCACGGTGAGTTCGGGTCGACCGCCCCCGGCGGCACGGAACTTCTGCTGACCGCCCACTACGACGGCGTCGGCGACCATCCCGGCCTGCGCCTGCCCGGGGCGTCGGACAACGCCACCGGCGTCGCCGTGGTCCTCGAGGCCGCCCGGGTCCTCGCCACCGCCCTTTCCGGCGGCGTGCGGCTCGCCGTCGCGCTGCTCGACGGCGAGGAGGTCGGCGCGCTGGGCTCGGCACACCACGCCGCCCGGCTCCGGACGACGGGAGCCGCGCCCCTGGTGATCAACGTCGACGGAGCCGGCAGCCTCGACGAGGCCGCCGCCGTCGAGGCCGGTGGTCCCGCCCACCGCCTGCTGGCCCTGCTCGACCAGGCCGGCCGCCACACCGGAGTCCCCCTGGCGGCGGGCCCCGTGGCCTCCGACAACCGTCGCTACGGCGCCGCCGGCCTCGCCGCCGTCGGCATCGGCGCGGGCATGGGCGGTTACCACAGTCCTGCCGACAGCCCCGACAAGGTCGACCCGGCCACCCTGGCCGCGATCGCCCGCCTGGTCGTCGCCACCGTCCACCTCGCCGCCACGGCACCCGCCGCCCAGCCCGAACCCGTCGGCGACCAGCGGTAG
- a CDS encoding lysophospholipid acyltransferase family protein has translation MPPLYALSKLTVGNVLRLCWRPTVHGLSHVPRAGGAILAGNHLSVADELFLGAVVPRHIAFWAKAEYFSGRGLRGGLTRAVVAGMGAIRVERGGGRAALAAFDAAVPVLRAGGLVAVYPEGTRSPDGRLYRGRTGVVRLARQAGVPIIPVGVLGTDEVQPVDARFPRLGVVTFRFGEPIDVTGRTDGPAAIRAVTDEVMARIQELTGQQYVPRYAPRRDAVPA, from the coding sequence GTGCCGCCGCTGTACGCCCTGAGCAAACTCACCGTCGGCAACGTGCTGCGGCTGTGCTGGCGGCCGACCGTGCACGGCCTTTCCCACGTGCCCCGGGCCGGCGGCGCCATCCTGGCCGGGAACCACCTGTCCGTCGCCGACGAACTGTTCCTCGGGGCGGTCGTGCCACGGCACATCGCCTTCTGGGCGAAGGCCGAGTACTTCTCGGGCCGGGGCCTGCGTGGCGGCCTCACCCGCGCCGTCGTCGCCGGAATGGGCGCGATCAGGGTCGAGCGCGGCGGCGGCCGGGCCGCCCTGGCGGCCTTCGACGCCGCCGTCCCCGTGCTGCGCGCGGGTGGGCTGGTCGCCGTCTACCCGGAAGGCACCCGCTCGCCCGACGGGCGTCTCTACCGGGGCCGTACCGGCGTGGTCCGCCTCGCCCGGCAGGCAGGCGTCCCGATCATTCCCGTCGGCGTGCTCGGGACCGACGAGGTCCAGCCCGTCGACGCCCGGTTTCCCCGCCTCGGCGTGGTCACCTTCAGATTCGGTGAGCCGATCGACGTCACCGGCCGCACCGACGGCCCGGCTGCCATCCGCGCCGTCACCGACGAGGTGATGGCCCGGATCCAGGAGTTGACCGGCCAGCAGTACGTGCCCCGGTACGCCCCCCGCCGCGACGCCGTACCCGCTTAG
- a CDS encoding TetR/AcrR family transcriptional regulator, whose product MTDDDDAGLRARLVRVGVDMVRSEGLPTLTLREIARRAGVSHGAPRRYFPTHLALLSAIAREGFADLTAQLTAALADCPDNPRPRLAALARRYVEFGRDNRGMFELMFRHDLLESDHLRLREVSLPLFELLVDLVSRARPDSGASASVVAGALWTNMHGIVQLWNWGSLPLATGIDDVEQLLHAALDAHLGPEPR is encoded by the coding sequence ATGACCGACGACGATGACGCCGGGTTGCGTGCCCGGCTCGTGCGGGTCGGAGTGGACATGGTGCGCTCCGAGGGGTTGCCGACGCTCACGCTGCGGGAGATCGCACGACGCGCCGGCGTGTCCCACGGGGCACCGCGCCGGTACTTCCCGACCCACCTCGCCCTGCTGTCCGCGATCGCCCGCGAGGGGTTCGCCGACCTGACCGCGCAGCTCACCGCCGCGCTCGCGGACTGTCCGGACAACCCGCGCCCGCGTCTGGCGGCGCTCGCCCGGCGGTACGTCGAGTTCGGCCGCGACAACCGCGGCATGTTCGAGCTCATGTTCCGCCACGACCTGCTGGAGAGCGACCACCTGCGGCTACGGGAGGTCAGCCTGCCGCTGTTCGAGTTGCTGGTCGATCTGGTGTCGCGGGCACGCCCCGACAGCGGGGCGTCGGCATCCGTCGTCGCGGGAGCGCTGTGGACGAACATGCACGGCATCGTCCAGCTGTGGAACTGGGGAAGCCTCCCCCTGGCCACCGGTATCGACGACGTGGAGCAACTGCTCCACGCGGCCCTGGACGCCCACCTCGGCCCGGAACCCCGATGA
- a CDS encoding carboxyl transferase domain-containing protein, with amino-acid sequence MFSRVAIVNRGEAAMRLIHAVRDLAAETGTRIETVALHTDVDRTATFVREADLSYDLGPASARPYLDLKALERALVETGSDAAWVGWGFVAEDPAFAELCDKIGVTFVGPSAEAMRKLGDKIGAKLIAEQVGVPVAPWSRGAVETLDAALAAAAEIGYPLMLKATAGGGGRGIRVVTNEADLADAYERTSQEAARAFGSGIVFLERLVTGARHVEVQVIADGQGTAWALGVRDCSVQRRNQKVIEESASPVLSPAQAAELKASAERLAVAVDYRGAATVEFLYHPGDRLFAFLEVNTRLQVEHPITECTTGFDLVKAQLHVASGGRLEGAPPVERGHAVEARLNAEDPDRDFAPSPGRIARLDLPAGPGIRVDTGVSEGDTIPADFDSMIAKIIAYGRDRDEALGRLRRAMAQTTVIIEGGATNKSFVLDLLDQPEVIDASADTGWIDRVRGEGRLVSHRHSAVALAAAAIEAYEEEERAERQRLLSTAAGGRPQVQHSSGRPLDLKLRGVGYRVRVARVGPHRFRVGLEAGGDTRTADVELDRFDRHTGQIVVNGTRYRLLTGTHGPIHLVEVDGVTHRVSRDEGGVVRSPMPALVVATPLEVGAEVEAGAPVLVVEAMKMETVLRAPFRARLKECAVAVGSQVEAGAPLLRLEPLADTGDAEDASAAESVELDLPAAPDGVPARERITRGQEDLRSLLLGFDVDPHDDRRALDDYLAARRAAAEDGHRPLAEEFDLVDLFSDLAELSRNRPAGEDGGDGHVHSAREYFHAYLQCLDVERAGLPATFQAKLAKALAHYGVTDLERSPELEAAVFRIFLAQQRAAADATVVATLLRAWLREPPPDEALREPAGLALERLVAATQVRFPVVADLARGVVFAWLAQPLLRRNRARVYANVRRHLRHLDAHPDAPDRVERVAEMVRSTEPLVRLLGQRLVRDGLDHATMLEVLTRRYYGNKGLTGVRTSEVAGCTFVVAGRADSCVVSSAVRFDALGGALRGLAELASGEDAVDADIYLAWENQPEGSDAMAAALQEVVGAHPLPSQVRRLTATVAGRSGTVMHHHFTFRPSTAGMAEERLVRGLHPYIAQRMQLDRLRKFDLTRLPSSDEEVYLFRCVARENPSDDRLVAFAQVRDLTELREHDGRLVALPTAEDTVATCLDSIRRAQARRPSAKRLNTNRIVVYVWPPVEFTRAELEMIAGRVLPTTAGAGLEEILFIARERDPETGELTRIAVRISFDATGGAELTVGEPSDEPVEPLDDYRQKVLRASSRNTVYPYELTGLLGDFVEHDLDENHVLVPVDRPKGRNTAAIVAGVVTTATARHPQGVTRVVLLGDPTKSLGALSEPECRRVIAALDLAERLRVPLEWYALSSGARISMESGTENMDWVAAALKRIVEFTQDGGEINIVVAGINVGAQPYWNAEATMLMHTRGVLVMTPDSAMVLTGKQSLDFSGGVSAEDNFGIGGYDRVMGPNGQAQYWAPNLVAARDVLMAHYEHTYVAPGEQAPRRATTTDPVDRDVSDFPHTVAGSDFTTVGEIFSAEANPDRKKPFDIRTVMRALSDQDHPVLERWAGMADAETAVVQDVHLGGMPVCLLGIESRSVPRRGFPPTDGPDAYTAGTLFPRSSKKAARAINAASGNRPLVVLANLSGFDGSPESMRKLQLEYGAEIGRAIVNFRGPIVFCVISRYHGGAFVVFSKALNPDMTVLALEGSFASVLGGAPAAAVVFSGDVNARTAADPRVRDLETRVAAASGADRAALTAELDELRSSVRAEKLGEVATEFDRIHDIRRAVEVGSVDAVVRAAELRPRIIEAIESRLRQPTGGSRLRQPTGESRLG; translated from the coding sequence GTGTTCAGTCGTGTCGCCATCGTCAATCGTGGTGAGGCCGCCATGCGGCTCATCCACGCCGTGCGGGACCTGGCCGCGGAGACCGGGACACGGATCGAGACCGTCGCCCTGCACACCGACGTCGACCGTACGGCCACCTTCGTCCGCGAGGCGGACCTGTCCTACGATCTCGGTCCCGCGTCCGCGCGCCCGTACCTCGACCTGAAGGCGCTGGAACGCGCGCTGGTCGAGACCGGGTCCGACGCCGCGTGGGTCGGCTGGGGCTTCGTCGCGGAGGACCCGGCGTTCGCGGAGCTGTGCGACAAGATCGGAGTCACCTTCGTCGGCCCGAGCGCGGAGGCCATGCGCAAGCTCGGCGACAAGATCGGCGCGAAGCTGATCGCCGAGCAGGTCGGCGTGCCGGTCGCGCCGTGGAGCCGCGGCGCGGTGGAGACCCTGGACGCCGCCCTGGCGGCGGCGGCCGAGATCGGCTACCCGCTGATGCTCAAGGCGACCGCGGGCGGCGGCGGCCGGGGCATCCGCGTGGTCACGAACGAGGCGGACCTCGCCGACGCCTACGAGCGCACGAGCCAGGAGGCCGCGCGGGCGTTCGGCAGCGGCATCGTGTTCCTGGAGCGCCTGGTCACCGGCGCGCGGCACGTCGAGGTGCAGGTGATCGCGGACGGCCAGGGCACCGCCTGGGCGCTCGGCGTCCGCGACTGCTCCGTGCAGCGCCGCAACCAGAAGGTCATCGAGGAGTCGGCGTCGCCGGTGCTCAGCCCCGCGCAGGCGGCGGAGCTGAAGGCGTCCGCCGAACGGCTGGCCGTCGCGGTCGACTACCGGGGCGCGGCGACCGTCGAGTTCCTCTACCACCCCGGGGACAGGCTGTTCGCGTTCCTCGAGGTCAACACCCGCCTGCAGGTCGAGCACCCGATCACCGAGTGCACCACCGGATTCGACCTGGTCAAGGCGCAGCTGCACGTCGCCTCCGGCGGCCGGCTCGAAGGCGCGCCGCCGGTGGAGCGCGGGCACGCCGTCGAGGCCCGCCTCAACGCCGAGGACCCCGACCGCGACTTCGCGCCCTCCCCCGGCCGCATCGCACGGCTCGACCTGCCGGCCGGGCCGGGCATCCGCGTGGACACCGGCGTCAGCGAGGGTGACACCATCCCCGCCGACTTCGACTCGATGATCGCGAAGATCATCGCGTACGGCCGCGACCGCGACGAGGCGCTCGGCAGGCTGCGCCGGGCGATGGCCCAGACCACGGTCATCATCGAGGGCGGCGCGACGAACAAGAGCTTCGTGCTCGACCTGCTCGACCAGCCGGAGGTGATCGACGCCAGCGCGGACACCGGTTGGATCGACCGCGTCCGTGGCGAGGGCCGGCTCGTCTCGCACCGGCACTCGGCCGTCGCGCTGGCGGCCGCCGCCATCGAGGCGTACGAGGAGGAGGAACGCGCGGAGCGGCAGCGGCTGCTGTCGACGGCCGCCGGCGGACGCCCGCAGGTGCAGCACTCCAGCGGCCGACCGCTGGATCTCAAGCTGCGCGGCGTCGGCTACCGCGTGCGCGTCGCGCGGGTCGGCCCGCACCGGTTCCGGGTCGGCCTGGAGGCGGGAGGCGACACCCGCACCGCCGATGTCGAACTCGACCGCTTCGACCGCCACACCGGGCAGATCGTCGTCAACGGCACCCGCTACCGCCTGCTCACCGGCACCCACGGGCCGATCCACCTGGTCGAGGTGGACGGCGTGACGCACCGGGTCAGCCGCGACGAGGGTGGCGTCGTCCGCTCACCGATGCCCGCGCTGGTCGTCGCCACGCCCCTGGAGGTCGGCGCCGAGGTCGAGGCGGGCGCGCCGGTGCTGGTGGTCGAGGCCATGAAGATGGAGACGGTGCTCCGCGCGCCGTTCCGGGCTCGGCTGAAGGAGTGCGCCGTGGCCGTGGGCAGCCAGGTGGAGGCCGGCGCCCCGCTGCTTCGGCTCGAGCCGCTCGCCGACACCGGCGACGCCGAGGACGCCTCGGCCGCCGAATCCGTCGAGCTGGACCTGCCCGCCGCGCCCGACGGTGTCCCGGCGCGGGAGCGCATCACGCGCGGCCAGGAGGACCTGCGCAGCCTGCTGCTGGGCTTCGACGTCGACCCGCACGACGACCGCCGCGCGCTCGACGACTACCTCGCCGCCCGCCGGGCGGCCGCCGAGGACGGCCACCGGCCGCTGGCCGAGGAGTTCGACCTCGTCGACCTGTTCTCCGACCTCGCCGAGCTGAGCCGCAACCGGCCGGCGGGCGAGGACGGCGGCGACGGCCACGTGCACAGCGCGCGCGAGTACTTCCACGCCTACCTGCAGTGTCTCGACGTCGAGCGGGCCGGGCTGCCGGCGACGTTCCAGGCCAAGCTCGCCAAGGCGCTCGCGCACTACGGCGTGACCGACCTGGAGCGCTCCCCCGAGCTCGAGGCCGCGGTGTTCCGGATCTTCCTCGCCCAGCAACGGGCGGCCGCCGACGCGACGGTCGTCGCGACCCTGCTGCGCGCGTGGCTGCGGGAGCCGCCGCCGGACGAGGCGCTGCGCGAGCCCGCCGGCCTGGCGCTGGAACGGCTGGTGGCGGCGACGCAGGTCCGCTTCCCCGTGGTCGCCGACCTCGCGCGCGGCGTGGTGTTCGCCTGGTTGGCCCAGCCGTTGCTGCGCCGAAACCGCGCCCGCGTCTACGCGAACGTACGCCGGCACCTGCGCCACCTGGACGCGCACCCGGACGCGCCGGACCGCGTCGAACGCGTCGCCGAGATGGTGCGCAGCACCGAGCCGCTGGTGCGGCTGCTCGGCCAGCGGCTCGTCCGCGACGGCCTGGACCACGCGACCATGCTGGAGGTGCTGACCCGGCGGTACTACGGCAACAAGGGGCTCACCGGCGTGCGCACCAGCGAGGTCGCGGGCTGCACCTTCGTGGTCGCCGGGCGCGCGGACTCCTGCGTGGTCTCCTCGGCGGTGCGCTTCGACGCGCTGGGCGGCGCGCTGCGCGGGCTCGCCGAGCTGGCCAGCGGCGAGGACGCCGTCGACGCCGACATCTACCTCGCCTGGGAGAACCAGCCGGAGGGCTCCGACGCGATGGCGGCGGCGTTGCAGGAGGTGGTCGGCGCCCACCCGCTGCCGAGTCAGGTCCGCCGGCTCACCGCCACCGTCGCGGGCCGCAGTGGCACGGTCATGCACCACCACTTCACGTTCCGCCCGTCGACCGCCGGGATGGCCGAGGAACGGCTGGTCCGCGGCCTGCACCCGTACATCGCACAGCGGATGCAGCTGGACCGGCTGCGCAAGTTCGACCTCACCCGGCTGCCGTCGTCCGACGAGGAGGTCTACCTGTTCCGGTGCGTGGCGCGGGAGAACCCGTCGGACGACCGGCTCGTGGCGTTCGCGCAGGTCCGCGACCTGACCGAGCTGCGCGAGCACGACGGCAGGCTGGTCGCGCTGCCGACGGCCGAGGACACCGTCGCCACCTGCCTCGACTCGATCCGCCGCGCGCAGGCGCGGCGGCCGTCGGCGAAACGCCTCAACACCAACCGGATCGTCGTCTACGTCTGGCCGCCGGTCGAGTTCACCCGCGCCGAGCTGGAGATGATCGCCGGACGGGTGCTCCCGACGACCGCGGGCGCCGGGCTGGAGGAGATCCTGTTCATCGCGCGCGAACGCGACCCGGAGACCGGCGAGCTGACCAGGATCGCGGTGCGCATCTCGTTCGACGCCACCGGCGGCGCCGAGCTGACCGTCGGCGAGCCGTCGGACGAGCCGGTCGAGCCGCTCGACGACTACCGGCAGAAGGTGCTGCGGGCGAGCAGCCGCAACACGGTCTACCCCTACGAGCTGACGGGTCTGCTCGGTGACTTCGTCGAGCACGACCTGGACGAGAACCACGTGCTGGTGCCGGTCGACCGGCCCAAGGGCCGCAACACGGCGGCGATCGTCGCGGGCGTGGTCACCACGGCGACCGCCCGGCACCCGCAGGGCGTCACCCGGGTCGTGCTGCTGGGCGACCCGACGAAGTCGCTCGGCGCGCTGTCGGAGCCGGAGTGCCGCCGGGTGATCGCCGCGCTGGACCTGGCCGAGCGGCTGCGGGTGCCGCTGGAGTGGTACGCGCTCTCCTCCGGCGCCCGGATCTCGATGGAGTCGGGCACGGAGAACATGGACTGGGTGGCCGCGGCGCTCAAGCGGATCGTCGAGTTCACCCAGGACGGTGGCGAGATCAACATCGTGGTCGCCGGCATCAACGTCGGCGCGCAGCCGTACTGGAACGCCGAGGCGACGATGCTCATGCACACCAGGGGCGTTCTGGTGATGACGCCGGATTCGGCCATGGTGCTCACCGGCAAGCAGTCGCTGGACTTCTCCGGCGGCGTGTCGGCCGAGGACAACTTCGGCATCGGCGGCTACGACCGGGTGATGGGCCCGAACGGGCAGGCGCAGTACTGGGCGCCGAACCTGGTCGCCGCCCGGGACGTGCTGATGGCGCACTACGAGCACACGTACGTCGCGCCCGGCGAGCAGGCGCCACGGCGGGCCACCACGACCGACCCCGTCGACCGGGACGTCTCCGACTTCCCGCACACGGTGGCGGGCAGCGACTTCACCACCGTCGGCGAGATCTTCTCCGCCGAGGCCAACCCGGACCGGAAGAAGCCGTTCGACATCCGGACCGTGATGCGGGCGCTCTCCGACCAGGACCACCCGGTGCTGGAGCGCTGGGCGGGCATGGCGGACGCGGAGACCGCGGTGGTGCAGGACGTGCACCTGGGCGGCATGCCGGTCTGTCTGCTCGGCATCGAGTCGCGGTCGGTGCCGCGGCGCGGCTTCCCGCCCACCGACGGCCCGGACGCCTACACCGCCGGCACCCTGTTCCCGCGGTCGTCGAAGAAGGCCGCGCGGGCGATCAACGCGGCCAGCGGCAACCGGCCGCTGGTGGTGCTGGCGAACCTGTCGGGTTTCGACGGCTCGCCGGAGTCGATGCGGAAGTTGCAGTTGGAGTACGGCGCCGAGATCGGCCGCGCCATCGTCAACTTCCGAGGGCCGATCGTGTTCTGCGTGATCTCGCGGTACCACGGCGGCGCGTTCGTGGTGTTCTCGAAGGCGCTGAACCCGGACATGACCGTGCTCGCGCTGGAGGGCTCGTTCGCCTCGGTGCTCGGCGGGGCTCCCGCCGCGGCGGTGGTGTTCTCCGGCGACGTCAACGCCCGGACCGCCGCGGACCCGCGCGTACGGGACCTGGAGACCCGCGTCGCGGCCGCCTCCGGCGCCGACCGGGCGGCGCTGACCGCGGAACTCGACGAACTCCGCTCGTCGGTGCGCGCGGAGAAGCTCGGGGAGGTGGCGACGGAGTTCGACCGCATCCACGACATCCGGCGCGCCGTCGAGGTCGGCTCCGTCGACGCCGTCGTCCGCGCGGCCGAACTCCGCCCGCGCATCATCGAGGCCATCGAGTCGCGGCTGCGGCAGCCGACGGGCGGGTCGCGGCTGCGGCAGCCGACGGGCGAGTCGCGGCTCGGGTAG
- a CDS encoding FAD-binding oxidoreductase, translated as MNALHALRSVVRGQVWLPGEPTFDAARRPWNLAIDQQVDAVVEATDTADVVALVRHARAAGLRITTQPNGHGATGRTAGTILLRTRSLDTLQINPATRRARVGAGVPSGLLQAAAAPHGLTGLPGSSPVVSVTGVALGGGLSWFGRAHGWVADNVTAFDIVDAHGHHRHVTTDTDPDLYWALRGGGGSFAIVTALELALHPAPHLYGGRILWPAQHAPAVMDTYRTITATAPDELTVWLDLLHFPGADPMVAIDTTYLGHPNQAHELLSPLDRLPTPLSDTRKPITPAELGAITAEPTEPAAGLSHTELLTTLDDQAVTTLLENPIAPLLSAQLRHLGGALAHPSDSPHGPLTEPYALYMFGLPTDPTRAQAVTTKQRTLADALPTSGRKPLTLLNPTETIADAFTPDVINRLRDIKHRHDPHDTFRANFPVTG; from the coding sequence GTGAACGCTCTGCACGCTCTGCGCTCCGTCGTCCGTGGCCAGGTGTGGCTGCCCGGCGAGCCCACCTTCGACGCCGCCCGTCGGCCCTGGAACCTCGCCATCGACCAGCAGGTCGACGCCGTGGTCGAGGCCACCGACACCGCCGACGTCGTCGCGCTCGTCCGCCACGCCCGCGCCGCCGGACTTCGCATCACCACCCAACCCAACGGACACGGCGCCACCGGCCGCACCGCCGGCACGATCCTGCTGCGCACCCGAAGCCTGGACACCCTCCAGATCAACCCCGCCACCCGCCGCGCCCGCGTCGGCGCGGGCGTACCGTCCGGCCTGCTCCAAGCGGCCGCCGCACCCCACGGCCTGACCGGCCTGCCCGGCAGCTCACCCGTGGTCAGCGTCACCGGCGTCGCCCTCGGCGGCGGACTGAGCTGGTTCGGCCGCGCACACGGCTGGGTCGCCGACAACGTCACCGCCTTCGACATCGTCGACGCCCACGGCCACCACCGACACGTCACCACCGACACCGACCCCGACCTGTACTGGGCACTACGCGGCGGCGGCGGCAGCTTCGCCATCGTCACCGCCCTCGAACTCGCCCTGCACCCCGCACCCCACCTCTACGGCGGCAGAATCCTCTGGCCCGCCCAACACGCCCCGGCCGTGATGGACACCTACCGCACCATCACCGCCACCGCACCCGACGAACTGACCGTCTGGCTCGACCTCCTCCACTTCCCCGGCGCCGACCCCATGGTCGCCATCGACACCACCTACCTCGGCCACCCGAACCAGGCCCACGAACTCCTCAGCCCGCTGGACCGCCTACCCACACCACTGTCCGACACCCGCAAACCCATCACCCCCGCCGAACTCGGCGCCATCACCGCCGAACCCACAGAACCCGCCGCAGGCCTGTCCCACACCGAACTCCTCACCACCCTCGACGACCAAGCCGTCACGACACTGCTCGAAAACCCCATCGCACCCCTGCTCAGCGCACAACTACGACACCTCGGCGGCGCACTCGCCCACCCCTCCGACAGCCCACACGGCCCCCTCACCGAGCCCTACGCCCTCTACATGTTCGGCCTACCCACCGACCCCACCCGCGCACAAGCCGTCACCACCAAACAACGCACCCTCGCCGACGCACTACCCACCAGCGGCCGCAAACCCCTCACCCTCCTCAACCCCACCGAAACCATCGCCGACGCCTTCACCCCCGACGTGATCAACCGCCTCCGCGACATCAAACACCGCCACGACCCACACGACACCTTCCGCGCCAACTTCCCCGTGACCGGCTGA